The following coding sequences are from one Triticum dicoccoides isolate Atlit2015 ecotype Zavitan chromosome 4A, WEW_v2.0, whole genome shotgun sequence window:
- the LOC119288201 gene encoding disease resistance protein RGA5-like, which yields MLREFKEEVQVVPLLKQQVRSPPNAEEEAEESPQVHNNVFSDPGPSTRDVSIRGREIRSPISASLGAMRPLVGKLDMLLHAPLLQGCSNSKRVKRAMEVMRFLKDDVEKMDSYLDQLSEVDDPPMAANCWMNEARNLSYDIEDYIDSLIFAQPEHPSHVPNNIKSTRSGLKFRFFLKFFSHARTTKTQVVSIAETLSEFRMYVQEAIERHQRYSLHSCSTLKRWFVPVGPTVPVSVQYDEEAAHIVVDGWMSEFINSLGADLWEDQEQQQQLRVVAILGPSCLGKTTLAKVLYSRIGKQYHCRAFIRVSKKPDMKRIFRDILSQIQRPDPPQDFMKTDLIANIKKYLQNKRYLIIIDDLWETSVWDIINHAFPEGKRGSTIVTTTQIEDVAVACSCYQSGHVFEMKPLDDDHSRMLFFNRLFGSESDCPDELKQVCDEIAEICDGLPLATISIASLLLSQPVMSNDFFTYIHQSLISCFSAVPTSERTRQALNLSYNNLPCYLKTCLLYLNMYPEGYTFLKGDLVKQWVAEGLIYTTEGQDIEKVAESYFYQLVGRSFIQPTCVNYYNEVLSCQVHDMVHDLIAHKSAEENFIVAIDYRCQKNVSLSHKARRLSLIFGDARYAKTPANIQKSLVRSVRFSGLLESMPCLTEFKLVRVLNLQLSGQGRSDNDIADLTGISEMFQLRYLKIASDVCIKLPDHVLQCLGTLDITDARFAPVPWDVNFPRLLHLHLSLPVERDLLDWIERTSSPSLMSLGKLNHLQELHLTFSSRSTFQHVAKNMEALGSLIGGHRNLKTIAVEARASSVKNTSASKTYISWDCVEPPPLLQRFEFSPCSSCIFSQVPSWVGKLGNLCILKIAVKGLPPQCADILRGLPALAALSLYVETPPDDTIIFDKAGFSVLKHFKLTFMRGIAWVNFEADAMPSLWKLKLVFDAIPPMDQQWKTYAHGTALINIDYMPGLREVSTKFRGAAADLECVSLIGVVSNHPSNPIIDVQLADSSGYYGNESTETQITTE from the exons ATGCTGCGAGAGTTCAAGGAGGAGGTGCAGGTCGTACCTCTCCTCAAGCAGCAGGTACGATCTCCACCTAATgctgaggaggaggccgaggaatcTCCTCAAGTGCACAACAATGTCTTCTCCGATCCAGGTCCTTCTACCAGAG ATGTTTCGATCCGAGGCAGAGAGATTAGGTCCCCAATCAGTGCTTCACTGGGCGCCATGAGACCCCTTGTTGGGAAGCTGGATATGCTGCTGCACGCTCCTCTTTTACAGGGATGCTCCAACTCCAAGAGGGTCAAGAGGGCCATGGAGGTGATGCGCTTCCTGAAAGATGACGTTGAAAAGATGGACTCCTACCTTGATCAACTGTCAGAGGTGGACGACCCTCCAATGGCGGCCAACTGCTGGATGAATGAGGCGCGCAACCTGTCTTACGACATTGAGGATTATATTGACAGCTTAATATTTGCGCAGCCTGAGCATCCCTCGCATGTTCCCAACAACATCAAGTCAACCAGATCCGGCCTCAAATTCAGATTCTTCCTCAAATTCTTTAGTCATGCCAGGACTACCAAGACTCAGGTTGTTAGTATTGCGGAAACGCTATCAGAATTCAGGATGTATGTCCAGGAGGCGATTGAACGGCACCAGAGATACAGTCTCCATTCTTGCAGCACACTGAAGCGGTGGTTTGTGCCCGTTGGCCCTACGGTTCCGGTTTCAGTGCAGTATGATGAAGAAGCGGCACACATCGTAGTCGATGGTTGGATGAGTGAGTTTATCAACTCACTGGGGGCTGACCTTTGGGAGGatcaagagcagcagcagcagctcagggTGGTAGCTATTCTTGGACCTTCATGTCTCGGTAAAACTACACTTGCCAAAGTGTTGTACAGCAGAATTGGGAAGCAATACCATTGTCGAGCTTTCATTCGGGTGTCCAAGAAACCGGATATGAAGAGGATTTTCCGCGACATTCTCTCGCAAATCCAGCGTCCGGACCCCCCACAGGATTTTATGAAGACTGACCTCATTGCTAATATCAAGAAATATCTACAAAACAAAAG GTATCTGATTATTATTGACGATTTGTGGGAAACATCAGTATGGGATATTATTAATCATGCTTTTCCCGAGGGTAAACGAGGCAGCACAATAGTAACAACTACACAGATCGAAGACGTTGCAGTAGCATGTAGCTGTTATCAGTCAGGGCATGTCTTTGAAATGAAACCTCTGGATGATGATCACTCAAGAATGCTATTTTTTAATAGACTCTTTGGCTCTGAAAGTGATTGTCCTGATGAATTgaaacaagtttgtgatgaaattGCTGAAATATGTGATGGTTTGCCGCTAGCCACAATCAGCATAGCTAGTCTTCTACTAAGCCAGCCTGTCATGTCAAATGATTTCTTCACATACATCCATCAGTCGTTAATCTCTTGTTTCTCTGCAGTGCCTACTTCTGAAAGAACTAGACAAGCACTGAATCTGAGCTACAATAATCTTCCTTGTTATTTGAAGACATGCCTGCTCTACCTTAATATGTATCCAGAGGGCTACACATTCTTAAAGGGTGATTTGGTTAAGCAATGGGTGGCTGAAGGTCTGATCTACACAACAGAAGGGCAAGACATTGAAAAAGTTGCAGAAAGCTATTTCTATCAACTTGTCGGTAGAAGCTTCATCCAGCCGACATGTGTCAACTACTACAATGAGGTGTTGTCCTGTCAAGTGCATGACATGGTACATGATCTTATTGCTCATAAGTCTGCAGAAGAGAATTTCATCGTGGCAATAGACTACAGGTGTCAAAAGAATGTGTCACTTTCTCATAAAGCCCGTCGACTCTCGCTCATATTTGGTGATGCGAGATATGCCAAGACACCAGCAAACATCCAAAAATCGCTAGTTCGGTCAGTTAGATTTTCTGGATTGCTTGAGTCTATGCCTTGTCTTACAGAGTTCAAGCTTGTCCGTGTCCTAAACCTTCAACTAAGTGGTCAAGGCCGCAGTGATAATGATATAGCAGACCTCACTGGGATTTCAGAAATGTTTCAGCTGAGATATTTGAAGATTGCAAGCGATGTCTGCATCAAACTGCCGGACCATGTACTACAGTGCCTGGGTACATTGGATATTACCGATGCAAGATTTGCTCCTGTTCCATGGGATGTGAATTTTCCACGCTTGCTGCACTTGCACCTGAGTCTTCCGGTCGAGAGAGATCTGCTGGATTGGATAGAGAGAACAAGCTCCCCCAGCCTAATGAGCCTTGGCAAGCTAAACCACCTGCAGGAGCTTCATCTTACCTTTTCTTCACGGTCTACTTTCCAGCATGTGGCGAAAAACATGGAAGCTCTGGGTTCTTTAATCGGAGGTCATCGCAACCTTAAAACTATAGCAGTGGAAGCTCGGGCCTCATCGGTTAAAAATACGTCGGCTTCAAAAACATACATTTCATGGGATTGCGTGGAACCTCCCCCACTTCTCCAGAGATTTGAATTCTCGCCGTGCAGCAGCTGCATATTCTCACAGGTACCTTCGTGGGTTGGAAAACTTGGCAACCTATGCATTTTGAAGATTGCTGTCAAGGGACTGCCACCACAGTGTGCTGATATTCTCAGAGGATTGCCGGCCCTCGCTGCCCTGTCGCTGTACGTGGAGACGCCGCCTGATGACACGATCATCTTTGACAAGGCCGGTTTCTCGGTTCTCAAGCACTTCAAGCTTACGTTCATGCGGGGTATAGCCTGGGTAAATTTTGAGGCGGATGCAATGCCTAGTCTCTGGAAGCTCAAGCTAGTTTTCGATGCCATCCCCCCAATGGACCAACAGTGGAAAACATATGCACATGGTACGGCATTAATCAACATCGATTATATGCCAGGCCTTAGAGAGGTCTCCACAAAATTTAGGGGTGCAGCTGCCGATCTGGAGTGTGTCTCGCTGATTGGCGTGGTTAGTAATCATCCGAGCAACCCTATAATTGACGTGCAGTTAGCGGATTCTTCTGGTTACTATGGCAACGAGAGCACCGAGACACAAATAACAACCGAATGA